The Frondihabitans australicus genome includes a region encoding these proteins:
- a CDS encoding alpha/beta hydrolase has protein sequence MTLEQRQDLDAELRAFTLGGDTMTDRREAFASFMEQCVVPGDVVSSDTTLGGRPALRVEPVGGATRPGVILYFHGGAWIVGSPQTALGLTGQLVSRTGMEAVSVDYRLAPEHPFPAGIDDGVAAYRELLQQGVDPSRIVVAGDSAGGGLSITTLLAARREGLPMPGAVVTFSAGLDATRTGRSMDTKDGVDPIFSRASFAATTPLYLDGADPAQELLSPATLASLEGFPPLLLQVGTNEVLLDDTVRLAQRAIDASVDVVLDVTADVPHVFQMFAGRLDEADAALARAAAFVAERVPA, from the coding sequence ATGACTCTCGAACAGCGACAGGACCTCGACGCCGAGCTGCGTGCTTTCACCCTCGGCGGCGACACCATGACCGATCGTCGCGAGGCGTTCGCCTCCTTCATGGAGCAGTGCGTCGTGCCCGGCGACGTCGTGTCGTCTGACACGACGCTGGGCGGGCGGCCAGCGCTCCGAGTGGAGCCGGTCGGCGGAGCCACGCGGCCCGGCGTCATCCTGTACTTCCACGGCGGGGCCTGGATCGTGGGCTCGCCGCAGACCGCCCTCGGCCTCACCGGGCAGCTCGTCTCCCGCACCGGAATGGAGGCCGTGTCGGTCGACTATCGGCTCGCGCCCGAGCACCCTTTCCCGGCGGGGATCGACGACGGTGTGGCGGCGTACCGCGAGCTCCTGCAGCAGGGGGTCGACCCGTCGCGCATCGTCGTCGCCGGCGACTCGGCCGGGGGAGGGCTGTCGATCACGACCCTCCTCGCGGCGCGGCGCGAGGGGCTTCCGATGCCAGGAGCCGTCGTGACCTTCTCGGCGGGGCTCGACGCGACGCGGACGGGCCGCAGCATGGACACGAAGGACGGCGTCGATCCGATCTTCTCGCGCGCGTCGTTCGCTGCGACCACGCCGCTGTACCTCGACGGGGCCGACCCCGCGCAGGAGCTCCTGTCGCCGGCGACGCTGGCCTCGCTCGAGGGGTTCCCGCCGCTGCTGCTGCAGGTCGGCACGAACGAGGTGCTGCTCGACGACACGGTGCGGCTGGCCCAGCGGGCGATCGACGCGTCGGTCGACGTCGTGCTCGACGTGACGGCCGACGTGCCGCACGTATTCCAGATGTTCGCCGGGCGGCTCGACGAGGCCGACGCGGCGCTCGCGCGTGCCGCTGCGTTCGTCGCGGAGCGTGTGCCCGCCTGA
- a CDS encoding MarR family winged helix-turn-helix transcriptional regulator yields the protein MATKWEDPSAARAFFDDLLIAEIRLYNALEARLREGEAASVAQLGFLRYVRDHEGARVADIAAWLALGVGATSKGVDRLEKLGWLERRPNPEDRRSSLLALTDEGAAALARAEPVADEALAGLLRPVDDEADLGAAADALTALRVSLEARGLGLPTG from the coding sequence GTGGCAACTAAATGGGAAGACCCATCCGCGGCGAGAGCGTTCTTCGACGACCTGCTCATCGCCGAGATCCGGCTCTACAACGCGCTCGAGGCGAGGCTGCGCGAGGGCGAGGCCGCGTCGGTGGCGCAGCTCGGCTTCCTGCGCTACGTGCGCGACCACGAGGGCGCGCGCGTCGCCGACATCGCCGCCTGGCTGGCGCTCGGGGTGGGCGCGACGAGCAAGGGCGTCGACCGCCTCGAGAAGCTCGGGTGGCTCGAGCGGCGGCCGAATCCGGAAGACCGGCGATCGTCGCTGCTGGCACTCACCGACGAGGGGGCGGCGGCGCTGGCGAGGGCCGAGCCTGTCGCCGATGAGGCCCTCGCCGGGCTCCTGCGCCCTGTCGACGACGAGGCCGATCTCGGGGCCGCGGCGGACGCCCTCACCGCATTGCGGGTGTCGCTCGAGGCGCGCGGGCTCGGCCTGCCGACCGGTTGA
- a CDS encoding aldose 1-epimerase family protein, giving the protein MTDTAPTGEQYHLTLDAAGTTVTAIVTEVAGGLRALEVGGVAIAETFAEHETPPSACGITLVPWPNRVDGGTWTLDGQTQQLDITEVAKGNASHGLLRYTPYRPVSVEPHAVTQSASVFPQHGWPFRLDTTVRHELVADGLVVTHTITNRGPGRAPFAVGSHPFFRVGDHDPATLTVTLDAATRFETNVRSIPVGTSPVAGTPFDLSGSPVLGDLDIDACYRDIATDDQGRRHTRLTAPDGSSTTMWQDANFPYVQVFTPRNFPRDGVKGLAFAAEPMTAPANALASGEGLRWLDEGETWSGTWGVTYAGPTA; this is encoded by the coding sequence GTGACCGACACCGCCCCGACCGGCGAGCAGTACCACCTCACCCTCGACGCCGCAGGCACCACCGTCACGGCCATCGTCACCGAGGTCGCGGGCGGGCTCCGCGCGCTGGAGGTCGGCGGCGTCGCGATCGCCGAGACGTTCGCCGAGCACGAGACGCCGCCGTCCGCATGCGGCATCACGCTCGTGCCGTGGCCGAACCGCGTCGACGGGGGCACGTGGACTCTGGACGGGCAGACGCAGCAGCTCGACATCACGGAGGTGGCGAAGGGCAACGCGAGCCACGGGCTCCTGCGCTACACGCCCTACCGCCCGGTGTCGGTCGAGCCGCACGCGGTGACCCAGTCGGCGAGCGTCTTCCCGCAGCACGGCTGGCCGTTCCGCCTCGACACGACCGTGCGGCACGAGCTCGTCGCCGACGGCCTCGTCGTCACGCACACGATCACCAACCGCGGGCCCGGCCGGGCGCCGTTCGCCGTGGGGTCGCACCCGTTCTTCCGGGTGGGTGACCACGATCCTGCGACCCTGACCGTCACGCTCGACGCCGCGACGCGATTCGAGACGAACGTGCGCAGCATCCCCGTGGGCACGTCGCCGGTGGCCGGCACGCCGTTCGACCTCAGCGGCTCGCCCGTGCTCGGCGACCTCGACATCGACGCCTGCTACCGCGACATCGCGACCGACGACCAGGGGCGGCGCCACACGCGGCTGACCGCGCCCGACGGCTCGTCGACCACGATGTGGCAGGACGCGAACTTCCCGTACGTGCAGGTCTTCACGCCGCGGAACTTCCCTCGCGACGGCGTGAAGGGCCTGGCGTTCGCCGCCGAGCCGATGACCGCGCCGGCCAACGCGCTCGCCTCGGGCGAGGGGCTGCGCTGGCTCGACGAGGGCGAGACCTGGAGCGGCACCTGGGGCGTCACCTACGCCGGGCCGACCGCCTGA
- a CDS encoding DeoR/GlpR family DNA-binding transcription regulator, whose protein sequence is MESTPSGLDARRRRDRILAIVETHGFARTADLARQLGTSEVTVRSDFAALEADGRLTRVHGGALPSTGAPVERPFEEVQATGAEAKRAIGVRAASLVRSGQCVVLDVGTTTTRIAEALLERTDLTDVTVVTNGLTIALALERAVPRFTVIVTGGTLRPLQHSLVNPLAQSVFETVTADLAFLGCTGVDASHGVTNVNLPETDLKRVMVRVARRSYVVADGSKIGTAHLGVIGPLASFDGLITAGADASSIDELRAAGLAVIEADTPDEKEPT, encoded by the coding sequence GTGGAATCCACCCCGTCCGGCCTCGACGCCCGCAGACGCCGCGATCGCATCCTCGCGATCGTCGAGACGCACGGCTTCGCCCGCACGGCCGACCTCGCACGGCAGCTCGGCACGTCGGAGGTCACGGTGCGCAGCGACTTCGCCGCGCTCGAGGCCGACGGCCGCCTCACCCGTGTGCACGGCGGCGCGCTGCCGTCGACCGGCGCGCCGGTCGAGCGCCCCTTCGAAGAGGTGCAGGCGACCGGCGCCGAGGCGAAGCGGGCGATCGGCGTCCGGGCCGCGAGCCTCGTGCGAAGCGGCCAGTGCGTCGTCCTCGACGTCGGCACCACGACCACCAGGATCGCGGAAGCCCTCCTCGAGCGGACCGACCTCACCGACGTGACCGTCGTCACCAACGGACTCACCATCGCCCTCGCCCTGGAACGGGCCGTCCCGCGCTTCACCGTGATCGTCACCGGCGGCACCCTGCGGCCGTTGCAGCACTCGCTCGTGAACCCGCTCGCGCAGTCCGTGTTCGAGACGGTCACGGCCGACCTCGCCTTCCTCGGCTGCACCGGCGTCGACGCCTCGCACGGCGTGACGAACGTCAACCTGCCCGAGACGGACCTCAAGCGGGTCATGGTTCGCGTCGCCCGCCGGTCGTACGTCGTCGCCGACGGGAGCAAGATAGGTACGGCGCACCTCGGTGTGATCGGGCCGCTCGCCTCGTTCGACGGGCTCATCACCGCCGGTGCCGACGCGTCGTCGATCGACGAGCTGCGGGCCGCGGGCCTCGCGGTGATCGAGGCGGACACCCCCGACGAGAAGGAACCCACGTGA
- the galT gene encoding galactose-1-phosphate uridylyltransferase, whose amino-acid sequence MPIAIRPTVLADGRELIYFDDADTALSPERKPDTRPLEARPETATMRQDVLTGEWVSIAAARQNRAQLPPAEFDPLAPQSPTNPSEIPDVYDVAVFENRSPSFGPLLAPAAPDAPHDLDDLAQLGLNRTRTSVGRCEVVCFSPETNGSLSQLPESRMRTVVEAWSQRTAALSELPGVQEVFPFENRGEAIGVTLHHPHGQIYAYPYVTPRTTSLLRSIDQYGPTLFADVLEHERTGPRVVLASESFTAFVPFAARWPVEIHLLPHRQVPDFAALTDDERDELAGVYRRLLRGVDALYDDPTPYIAAWHQAPVNVGRDTVRLNLQITSPRRAATKLKYLAGSEAAMGAWIGDLVPEQSAAAIREAVERA is encoded by the coding sequence ATGCCCATCGCCATCAGGCCGACCGTTCTGGCCGACGGTCGAGAACTCATCTACTTCGACGACGCCGACACCGCGCTGTCGCCCGAGCGGAAGCCCGACACGCGGCCCCTCGAGGCGCGGCCCGAGACCGCGACGATGCGGCAGGACGTCCTCACCGGCGAGTGGGTGTCGATCGCCGCCGCCCGGCAGAACCGCGCGCAGCTCCCCCCTGCCGAGTTCGACCCGCTCGCGCCGCAGAGCCCGACGAACCCCAGCGAGATCCCCGACGTGTACGACGTCGCCGTCTTCGAGAACCGCTCGCCGTCGTTCGGGCCGCTGCTCGCCCCGGCGGCGCCCGACGCACCCCACGACCTCGACGACCTGGCCCAGCTCGGCCTGAACCGCACCCGTACCTCGGTCGGCCGCTGCGAGGTCGTCTGCTTCAGCCCCGAGACGAACGGCTCGCTGTCGCAGCTGCCCGAGTCGCGCATGCGCACCGTCGTCGAGGCGTGGAGCCAGCGCACGGCGGCGCTCTCCGAGCTGCCCGGCGTGCAGGAGGTGTTCCCCTTCGAGAACCGCGGCGAGGCCATCGGCGTCACGCTCCACCACCCGCACGGGCAGATCTACGCCTACCCGTACGTCACCCCGCGCACGACGTCGCTGCTGCGCAGCATCGACCAGTACGGCCCGACCCTCTTCGCCGACGTCCTCGAGCACGAGCGCACCGGCCCCCGGGTCGTGCTCGCGAGCGAGAGCTTCACCGCGTTCGTGCCGTTCGCCGCGCGCTGGCCGGTCGAGATCCACCTCCTGCCCCATCGGCAGGTGCCCGACTTCGCCGCCCTCACCGACGACGAGCGCGACGAGCTCGCCGGGGTGTACCGCCGGCTCCTGCGCGGCGTCGACGCTCTCTACGACGACCCCACGCCGTACATCGCCGCCTGGCACCAGGCGCCGGTGAACGTCGGGCGCGACACCGTGCGGCTCAACCTGCAGATCACGTCGCCTCGCAGGGCGGCGACGAAGCTGAAATACCTCGCAGGATCCGAGGCCGCCATGGGCGCCTGGATCGGCGACCTCGTGCCCGAGCAGTCCGCCGCCGCCATCCGGGAGGCGGTGGAGCGCGCATGA
- the galK gene encoding galactokinase, which produces MSTSTSSSAGSRSFADVFDTDVVGRWAAPGRVNLIGEHTDYNDGFVFPMAIDRATTITVGRRGDRLLRVASTFEEGVHEASLDDLDPGEMDGWSAYVFGIAWALGRRLPSVEGLDDATASLDAAFGLDIFVESTVPVGAGLSSSAAIECAVAVCLADLWQLDVTRPFLASVGQLAENDAVGAPTGIMDQSASLLGRADAAVFLDCRSLDAEVIDLGFDAASLELLVIDTHVAHAHATGGYKARRASCEKGAALMGVPALRDVSVDDLPRAAEVMDDETFRRVRHIVTENQRVLDTVRTLRTSGPAAIGPLLDASHVSMRDDFEISVPELDLAVSTAQATGAVGARMTGGGFGGSAIALVPTEARDAVASAVAAAFADAGYAAPTIFAVHAADGARRLD; this is translated from the coding sequence ATGAGCACCTCGACCTCCTCGTCTGCCGGCTCCCGCTCGTTCGCCGACGTCTTCGACACCGACGTCGTCGGCCGCTGGGCCGCCCCCGGCCGCGTGAACCTCATCGGCGAGCACACCGACTACAACGACGGCTTCGTGTTCCCGATGGCGATCGACCGCGCCACCACGATCACCGTGGGCCGACGCGGCGACCGGCTCCTGCGCGTGGCCTCGACGTTCGAGGAAGGCGTGCACGAGGCGTCGCTGGACGACCTGGACCCTGGCGAGATGGACGGCTGGTCGGCCTACGTCTTCGGCATCGCCTGGGCACTCGGGCGTCGCCTGCCGTCCGTCGAGGGGCTCGATGACGCCACCGCGTCGCTCGATGCCGCGTTCGGCCTCGACATCTTCGTCGAGTCGACGGTGCCGGTCGGGGCCGGGCTGTCGTCGTCGGCCGCCATCGAGTGCGCCGTCGCCGTCTGCCTCGCCGACCTGTGGCAGCTCGACGTGACGCGGCCGTTCCTCGCCTCGGTGGGGCAGCTCGCCGAGAACGACGCCGTGGGTGCGCCCACCGGCATCATGGACCAGTCGGCGTCTCTGCTCGGCCGGGCTGACGCCGCCGTCTTCCTCGACTGTCGCAGCCTCGACGCCGAGGTGATCGACCTCGGGTTCGATGCGGCCTCGCTCGAACTCCTCGTCATCGACACGCACGTGGCCCACGCCCACGCGACGGGCGGGTACAAGGCTCGCCGCGCCTCCTGCGAGAAGGGCGCAGCCCTCATGGGCGTGCCCGCGCTGCGCGACGTCTCGGTCGACGACCTGCCCCGAGCTGCGGAGGTGATGGACGACGAGACGTTCCGCCGGGTGCGGCACATCGTCACCGAGAACCAGCGGGTGCTCGACACCGTCCGCACGCTGCGCACGTCGGGCCCCGCGGCGATCGGGCCGCTGCTCGACGCCTCGCACGTCTCGATGCGCGACGACTTCGAGATCTCCGTGCCCGAGCTCGACCTGGCCGTGTCGACGGCCCAGGCCACGGGGGCGGTCGGCGCCCGGATGACGGGCGGCGGCTTCGGCGGCTCGGCGATCGCCCTCGTGCCGACCGAAGCGCGTGACGCCGTGGCCTCTGCCGTGGCAGCCGCCTTCGCCGACGCCGGCTACGCGGCGCCGACGATCTTCGCCGTGCACGCCGCCGACGGGGCTCGCCGCCTGGACTGA
- a CDS encoding bifunctional methylenetetrahydrofolate dehydrogenase/methenyltetrahydrofolate cyclohydrolase, with product MALENTTSEAQEQGHVAVRVDGTALAGKVKDDLRARVATLKERGIHPGLGTILVGTNPASLSYIAGKHRDCAEVGIESIRLDLPESASEQEVRDAIRFMNQNPLVTAFIIQLPLPEGIDPTAMLELMDPHKDADGLHPLNLGELVLAVPGGQGTIDTPLSCTPRGIVEMLQEYDIPIAGQHVTIIGQGLTVGRPLGLLLTRLEATATLTHSRTADVAAEVRRADIVVAAAGVAGLVKADWLKPGAAVIDVGITRVIDPETGKARLRGDVDPAAASVAGYLSPVPGGVGPMTRAMLLKNVVEAAERR from the coding sequence ATGGCTCTCGAGAACACGACGAGCGAGGCGCAGGAGCAAGGGCACGTCGCCGTGCGCGTCGACGGCACCGCCCTCGCCGGCAAGGTGAAGGACGACCTCCGCGCCCGCGTCGCCACGCTGAAAGAACGCGGCATCCACCCGGGTCTCGGCACGATCCTCGTCGGGACGAACCCGGCGTCGCTGTCGTACATCGCGGGGAAGCACCGGGACTGCGCCGAGGTCGGCATCGAGTCGATCCGGCTCGACCTGCCCGAGTCGGCGAGCGAGCAGGAGGTGCGCGACGCGATCCGGTTCATGAACCAGAACCCGCTCGTCACCGCCTTCATCATCCAGCTGCCCCTGCCGGAGGGCATCGACCCCACGGCGATGCTCGAGCTGATGGACCCGCACAAAGACGCAGACGGTCTCCACCCGCTCAACCTCGGCGAGCTCGTGCTCGCCGTGCCGGGCGGGCAGGGCACGATCGACACTCCGCTTTCGTGCACGCCGCGCGGCATCGTCGAGATGCTGCAGGAGTACGACATCCCCATCGCGGGGCAGCACGTCACGATCATCGGCCAGGGCTTGACGGTCGGGCGGCCTCTCGGGCTCCTGCTCACCCGCCTCGAGGCGACGGCCACGCTCACCCACTCGCGCACGGCCGACGTCGCGGCCGAGGTGCGCCGTGCCGACATCGTCGTGGCAGCGGCCGGCGTCGCGGGGCTCGTGAAGGCCGACTGGCTGAAGCCCGGCGCTGCGGTGATCGACGTCGGCATCACGCGCGTCATCGATCCCGAGACGGGCAAGGCTCGGCTGCGCGGCGACGTCGACCCTGCCGCGGCGTCGGTGGCCGGCTACCTCTCGCCCGTGCCCGGCGGCGTGGGCCCGATGACTCGGGCGATGCTGCTGAAGAACGTGGTCGAGGCCGCCGAGCGTCGCTGA
- the glyA gene encoding serine hydroxymethyltransferase, translating to MTTTPTDRLPSTFNAPLAEVDPEIAAVLEQELGRQRDYLEMIASENFVPRAVLESQGSVLTNKYAEGYPGRRYYGGCEFVDIAENLAIERAKKLFGAEFANVQPHSGAQANAAVLAALATPGDTILGLELSHGGHLTHGMKLNFSGKLYNAVAYEVDPETYLVNMETVRAQALEHKPKVIIAGWSAYPRQLDFAAFRAIADEVGAYLWVDMAHFAGLVAAGLHPSPLPHAHVVSSTVHKTLAGPRSGVILSNDESLFKKLNSAVFPGQQGGPLMHVIAAKATAFLLAAQPEFKDRQERTLRGASILASRLTQPDAKAAGIDVLTGGTDVHLVLVDLRASEVDGKQAENLLHEVGITVNRNSVPWDPRPPMTTSGVRIGTPALATRGFGDAEFTEVADIIANALMPNPDLAALAARVKVLTDAFPLYA from the coding sequence ATGACGACAACGCCCACCGACCGCCTTCCCTCCACCTTCAACGCCCCGCTCGCCGAGGTCGACCCCGAGATCGCGGCCGTCCTCGAGCAGGAGCTCGGCCGACAGCGCGACTACCTCGAGATGATCGCCAGCGAGAACTTCGTTCCCCGCGCCGTCCTCGAGTCGCAGGGCTCCGTGCTCACCAACAAGTACGCCGAGGGCTACCCGGGCCGCCGCTACTACGGCGGCTGCGAGTTCGTCGACATCGCGGAGAACCTCGCCATCGAGCGCGCGAAGAAGCTCTTCGGCGCCGAGTTCGCGAACGTCCAGCCGCACTCGGGCGCGCAGGCCAACGCCGCCGTCCTGGCGGCGCTCGCCACCCCCGGCGACACGATCCTCGGCCTCGAGCTCTCGCACGGCGGCCACCTCACTCACGGCATGAAGCTCAACTTCTCGGGCAAGCTCTACAACGCCGTGGCCTACGAGGTCGACCCCGAGACGTACCTCGTCAACATGGAGACCGTGCGCGCCCAGGCGCTCGAGCACAAGCCCAAGGTCATCATCGCCGGCTGGTCGGCGTACCCCCGCCAGCTCGACTTCGCCGCCTTCCGCGCGATCGCCGACGAGGTCGGCGCGTACCTCTGGGTCGACATGGCGCACTTCGCCGGTCTGGTCGCCGCTGGCCTGCACCCGTCGCCCCTGCCGCACGCCCACGTTGTCTCGTCGACCGTGCACAAGACGCTCGCCGGGCCTCGCTCGGGCGTGATCCTCTCCAACGACGAGTCGCTGTTCAAGAAGCTCAACTCGGCCGTCTTCCCCGGCCAGCAGGGCGGCCCGCTCATGCACGTGATCGCCGCCAAGGCGACCGCGTTCCTCCTCGCCGCGCAGCCCGAGTTCAAGGACCGCCAGGAGCGCACCCTCCGCGGCGCGTCGATCCTCGCGTCGCGGCTCACGCAGCCCGACGCGAAGGCGGCCGGAATCGACGTGCTCACCGGCGGCACCGACGTGCACCTCGTGCTCGTCGACCTCCGCGCGAGCGAGGTCGACGGCAAGCAGGCCGAGAACCTCCTCCACGAGGTCGGCATCACGGTCAACCGCAACTCCGTGCCGTGGGACCCCCGCCCGCCGATGACCACGTCGGGCGTCCGCATCGGCACCCCGGCGCTCGCGACCCGCGGTTTCGGCGACGCCGAGTTCACCGAGGTCGCCGACATCATCGCGAACGCGCTGATGCCGAACCCCGACCTGGCGGCGCTTGCGGCTCGCGTGAAGGTGCTGACCGACGCGTTCCCTCTCTACGCCTAG
- the clpS gene encoding ATP-dependent Clp protease adapter ClpS, with translation MSLTLDETDTRRLVAPDVPWVTLVWDDPVNLMSYVSYVFRTYFGFEAQEAERLMLQVHTKGKAVVATGARERMEMHVEALHGYGLWATVTRADE, from the coding sequence GTGAGCCTGACTCTCGACGAGACCGACACGCGGCGGTTGGTCGCACCCGACGTGCCGTGGGTCACCCTGGTCTGGGACGACCCCGTGAACCTCATGTCGTACGTCTCGTACGTCTTCCGCACCTACTTCGGTTTCGAGGCTCAGGAGGCCGAGCGGCTCATGCTCCAGGTGCACACGAAAGGCAAGGCGGTCGTCGCGACGGGCGCCCGCGAGCGCATGGAGATGCACGTCGAGGCCCTGCACGGCTACGGGCTCTGGGCGACCGTGACGAGGGCCGACGAGTGA
- a CDS encoding DUF2017 family protein, producing the protein MPFQRKRDGIHLALADHERALVGDLTRQLVELLDEGDSQDPALARLIPDGYSGDDDEMRSAAAEFRRLTADDLTAAKARNAERVIETLVQDRRQPLGLESEQAWLRTLTDLRLTLASRLGVTADGYEAQTGDPQTLLMRDIYEWLGYVQESLVRALDR; encoded by the coding sequence ATGCCGTTCCAGCGCAAGCGCGACGGGATCCACCTCGCGCTGGCCGACCACGAGCGGGCGCTCGTGGGCGACCTGACGAGGCAGTTGGTGGAGCTTCTCGACGAGGGAGATTCGCAGGATCCTGCGCTCGCCCGGTTGATCCCCGACGGCTACTCGGGCGACGACGACGAGATGCGGTCCGCCGCCGCCGAGTTCCGCCGCCTGACGGCCGACGACCTCACCGCCGCGAAGGCCCGGAACGCCGAGCGGGTGATCGAGACCCTTGTGCAGGATCGGCGACAGCCCCTCGGGCTCGAGTCCGAGCAGGCCTGGCTCCGCACCCTCACCGACCTCCGCCTCACCCTCGCGTCGCGTCTCGGCGTGACGGCCGACGGCTACGAGGCACAGACCGGCGATCCGCAGACGCTGCTCATGCGCGACATCTACGAGTGGCTCGGCTACGTGCAGGAGTCGCTCGTGCGAGCGCTCGACCGGTAG